From Nocardia sp. NBC_00416:
GGGGCCGTGGCCGGAGACATCCCCGATGATGGCGTGCACGATTCCCGCGGCGTCCTGCACGACATCATAGAAATCGCCGCCGAGCAGTGAATGGGCGCGGCCGGGCCGGTACCGCGCCACCACGTCCACCGCGCGGTCGGCGCCGAACAGCGGGGTGGGCAGCAGGCCACGCTCCAGCCGGGCGTTCTCCTGTGCGCGCATCTGGCTGGCCTGCAGCTCCGCGCTGGTGCGCTCGGCCTGCTTGCGCTGAATGGCGTAGCGCACCGCGCGGGCGAACAGTTCCGGCTCCACCCGGCCCTTCACCAGATAGTCCTGCGCGCCGGAAGCGAGCGCGGCCAGCCCGGTGCTCTCCTCGTCCAGTCCCGTCATCACCACCACGGCGACCCGGTCGTTGTGCGCGCGGATCCGGGCCACCGCCTCCAGCCCCTGCGCGTCGGGCAGCCGCAGGTCGAGCAGCACACAGTCGGGTACCTCGGCCCGCAGGCTCTCCCCCGCCTCGGCGAGGGTGCGCACCCACTCCAGGCGCATACCCCGTTCCGCGTCCGCCACCAGTTCCTCGACCAGCAGGGCATCGCCGGGATCGTCCTCTACCAGCAGTACGAAGGGGTCACGCTCGAACCACCCGGCCGCACCGATATCGGGCCGGTTTGC
This genomic window contains:
- a CDS encoding PP2C family protein-serine/threonine phosphatase; translation: MGAAGWFERDPFVLLVEDDPGDALLVEELVADAERGMRLEWVRTLAEAGESLRAEVPDCVLLDLRLPDAQGLEAVARIRAHNDRVAVVVMTGLDEESTGLAALASGAQDYLVKGRVEPELFARAVRYAIQRKQAERTSAELQASQMRAQENARLERGLLPTPLFGADRAVDVVARYRPGRAHSLLGGDFYDVVQDAAGIVHAIIGDVSGHGPDAAATGVALRLAWRTLVLSGVTGSRQLRLLEEVLLAERTDRQTFATATSLTLDPSTQRVVVRRAGHPGMLHHVGGELCWVEVTGGAALGFMPGRAQWPAAQIDLAGDAGLMLFTDGLFEGRVGGDGDRLGEDGLLRIAKAVPDVRPEVFVDELIGRVEELAAEAGGLDDDLAIIYLRWNDTQKGELS